One segment of Capnocytophaga sp. oral taxon 878 DNA contains the following:
- the rpsD gene encoding 30S ribosomal protein S4 yields MARYTGPKTKIARKFGEAIFGDDKSFEKKNYPPGQHGLARRRAKRSEYAIQLQEKQKAKYTYGILEKQFHNLYEKAKRSKHITGEVLLQLCESRLDNVVYRMGIAPTRSAARQLVSHRHITVNGNIVNIPSYTLKPGDVVGVREKSKSLSVIENSLAASSAVYEWITWNPEKLEGTFVAIPQRIQIPENIKEQLIVELYSK; encoded by the coding sequence ATGGCAAGATATACTGGTCCAAAAACTAAAATAGCTCGCAAATTTGGTGAAGCTATCTTCGGCGACGATAAATCTTTTGAGAAAAAAAATTATCCTCCCGGACAACATGGTTTAGCACGTCGTAGAGCAAAACGCTCAGAATATGCTATTCAATTACAAGAAAAACAAAAAGCAAAATATACATATGGTATTTTGGAAAAACAATTCCATAATCTATATGAAAAAGCAAAAAGGAGCAAACACATAACAGGTGAAGTACTTCTTCAACTTTGCGAATCACGCCTTGATAATGTAGTTTATCGTATGGGCATTGCACCTACTCGTAGTGCTGCTCGTCAATTGGTTTCACACCGCCATATTACTGTAAATGGAAATATTGTCAATATTCCATCTTATACTCTTAAACCAGGTGATGTAGTGGGTGTTCGTGAAAAATCAAAATCTTTAAGTGTTATCGAAAACTCATTGGCAGCAAGTAGTGCCGTGTATGAGTGGATAACTTGGAATCCTGAGAAATTAGAAGGTACTTTTGTCGCCATTCCTCAGCGTATTCAGATTCCTGAAAATATTAAAGAACAGTTAATCGTAGAGTTGTACTCTAAATAA
- the ykgO gene encoding type B 50S ribosomal protein L36, producing the protein MKVRASIKKRSSECIIVRRKGRLYVINKKNPKFKQRQG; encoded by the coding sequence ATGAAAGTTAGAGCATCCATTAAAAAAAGAAGTTCAGAGTGCATTATTGTGCGCCGAAAAGGACGTTTGTACGTAATCAATAAAAAGAATCCTAAATTTAAACAACGACAAGGATAA
- the rpsK gene encoding 30S ribosomal protein S11, producing MAKQNAKQNAKVSKKRKVVIESVGEAHVSATFNNVIISLTNKKGDVIAWSSAGKMGFRGSKKNTPYAAQVAAEDAAKVAFDAGLKKVKVYVKGPGNGRESAIRTIHNAGIEVTEIIDVTPLPHNGCRPPKRRRV from the coding sequence ATGGCAAAACAAAATGCAAAACAAAATGCGAAAGTCTCTAAAAAGAGAAAAGTAGTTATTGAGTCAGTTGGTGAAGCTCACGTTTCAGCTACTTTTAATAACGTGATCATTTCTCTTACTAATAAAAAAGGAGATGTTATCGCTTGGTCATCAGCAGGTAAAATGGGCTTCCGTGGATCAAAAAAGAATACCCCTTATGCAGCGCAAGTAGCAGCAGAAGATGCTGCTAAAGTAGCTTTTGATGCAGGGCTTAAGAAAGTAAAAGTATACGTAAAAGGTCCTGGGAATGGTAGAGAATCAGCTATCCGTACTATTCATAATGCAGGTATTGAAGTGACTGAAATTATTGATGTTACTCCACTGCCTCACAATGGATGTCGCCCTCCTAAGAGACGTAGAGTTTAA
- the infA gene encoding translation initiation factor IF-1, with translation MAKQSAIEQDGTIIEALSNAMFRVELDNGHVVIAHISGKMRMHYIKLLPGDKVKLEMSPYDLTKARITYRY, from the coding sequence ATGGCTAAGCAATCAGCAATTGAACAAGATGGCACTATAATTGAAGCCTTATCCAATGCAATGTTTCGTGTTGAATTAGATAATGGACATGTAGTCATAGCTCATATATCTGGGAAGATGCGTATGCACTATATAAAATTATTGCCAGGCGATAAAGTAAAGCTTGAGATGAGTCCTTATGATCTTACAAAAGCACGTATTACCTACCGCTACTGA
- the rpsM gene encoding 30S ribosomal protein S13, whose translation MARIAGIDLPKNKRGVIGLTYIFGIGRSRAKEILTKAQVNEDTKVSEWNDDEISRIREVVASYKIEGELRSEVQLNIKRLMDIGCYRGIRHRNGLPLRGQKTKNNSRTRKGKRKTVANKKKATK comes from the coding sequence ATGGCACGAATTGCAGGTATAGACTTACCAAAAAATAAAAGAGGGGTTATTGGATTAACCTATATTTTTGGTATTGGAAGAAGTAGAGCTAAAGAAATTTTAACTAAGGCTCAAGTAAATGAAGACACAAAAGTAAGTGAGTGGAACGATGATGAAATTAGTCGTATCCGTGAAGTAGTTGCGTCTTACAAAATTGAAGGAGAATTGCGCTCTGAAGTGCAACTCAACATCAAACGTTTGATGGATATAGGTTGCTATCGTGGTATTCGTCATCGTAACGGACTACCTTTGCGCGGACAAAAAACTAAAAATAATTCTCGTACAAGAAAAGGTAAAAGAAAAACAGTTGCTAATAAGAAAAAAGCAACTAAATAA
- the rplQ gene encoding 50S ribosomal protein L17 — protein sequence MRHGNKINHLGRKTAHRNSMLANMASSLIEHKRINTTLAKAKVLKQFVEPLVTKSKEDTTHNRRIAFSKLRSKQAVTELFKEVATKVGDRPGGYTRIIKLGNRLGDNAEMAMIEFVDYNTTYNTAKVAKKKNTRRGRKKATAAEGAATETAQATETTAAE from the coding sequence ATGAGACACGGAAATAAAATTAATCATTTAGGAAGAAAGACTGCTCACAGAAATTCAATGCTTGCTAATATGGCATCATCTCTGATTGAGCACAAACGTATCAATACAACTTTGGCTAAAGCTAAAGTACTAAAGCAATTTGTTGAGCCTTTAGTAACTAAATCAAAAGAGGATACTACTCATAATCGTAGGATTGCTTTTAGTAAGTTACGTAGTAAACAAGCTGTTACTGAACTATTTAAAGAAGTAGCTACTAAAGTAGGTGATCGCCCAGGTGGATATACTCGTATTATTAAGCTTGGTAACCGTTTGGGAGATAACGCTGAAATGGCTATGATTGAGTTTGTTGATTACAACACTACTTATAATACAGCTAAAGTAGCTAAAAAGAAAAATACCCGCCGTGGTAGAAAAAAAGCAACTGCTGCTGAAGGTGCTGCTACTGAAACAGCTCAAGCAACTGAAACAACTGCTGCTGAATAA
- a CDS encoding bifunctional nuclease family protein, giving the protein MDDLVHLFVKRISYNQSQNDAFVLIMHELESDLKLPIVIGAFEAQSIALELEKNIVPPRPLTHDLFKIMANAFNIQVLRVVIHRLEEGIFYSNMLCVQYGEERLIDARTSDAIALALRFNAPIYTYKQIIEKAGIYIPLVGDERHQAVSPSLDGVSEEEDAMRDAYSKFSLSELKKMLNECIENEDYEMAALLRDEILKRDGTF; this is encoded by the coding sequence ATGGATGATTTAGTACACTTATTTGTTAAAAGAATCTCATATAATCAGTCGCAAAATGATGCTTTTGTGCTGATTATGCACGAATTGGAGTCGGATTTGAAATTGCCTATTGTGATTGGTGCTTTTGAGGCTCAGTCGATAGCTTTGGAGCTGGAGAAGAATATTGTGCCGCCTAGACCTTTGACGCATGATCTTTTTAAGATAATGGCTAATGCGTTCAATATACAGGTGTTACGGGTGGTGATTCACCGGCTGGAGGAGGGGATTTTCTACTCGAATATGTTGTGTGTGCAGTATGGTGAAGAGCGCCTTATTGATGCTAGGACGAGTGATGCTATTGCGTTGGCTTTGAGGTTTAACGCTCCTATTTATACTTATAAGCAGATAATAGAGAAGGCGGGTATTTATATTCCGCTGGTAGGGGATGAGCGGCATCAGGCTGTGAGTCCGTCATTGGATGGGGTTAGTGAAGAAGAAGATGCGATGCGTGACGCTTACTCAAAATTTTCGCTTTCAGAACTTAAAAAGATGCTAAATGAATGTATTGAAAATGAGGATTATGAAATGGCGGCTCTGCTAAGAGACGAGATTTTAAAACGTGACGGTACTTTTTAA
- the secY gene encoding preprotein translocase subunit SecY: MKKFIENLTNIWKIEELKNRIILTLGILLVYRFGAHVVLPGINPTQLHELASRTSGGGLLDILNAFTGGAFSNASVFALGIMPYISASIVVQLMGIAIPYLQKLQKEGESGRRKINQITRWLTIAICIVQAPVYLYGINRLGVPDSAFMLGKGLDFIIPAVTILVTGTIFAMWLGEKITDKGIGNGISLLIMVGIIARLPKAFISELASRLTASNGGLMLILIEIILWFVIILLCIFLIKAVRQIPVQYARRTADGGGAAVQKNIFGARQYIPLKLNAAGVMPIIFAQALMFIPSAVAGLWQSEFATNVANAFSNIFGFWYNLLFAAMIILFTYFYTAITVPTNKMADDLKRSGGFIPGIRPGKETGDYLDKIMSLITLPGSICIALVAIFPSLLRIIGMQDQWALFYGGTSLLILVGVAIDTMQQVNSYLLNRHYDGLMKTGKNRKVS; the protein is encoded by the coding sequence ATGAAGAAGTTTATCGAGAACCTGACCAATATTTGGAAAATTGAAGAGCTTAAGAATCGTATTATCTTAACACTTGGTATTTTATTAGTTTATCGTTTCGGGGCTCATGTGGTGCTGCCAGGGATTAATCCTACACAGCTTCACGAACTTGCAAGCCGAACCTCAGGAGGTGGACTGCTTGATATATTGAATGCATTTACAGGAGGAGCGTTCTCTAACGCTTCAGTATTTGCTTTGGGTATAATGCCTTATATCTCAGCATCCATCGTAGTACAGTTGATGGGGATAGCTATCCCTTATCTTCAAAAACTACAAAAAGAAGGAGAAAGCGGACGTAGAAAGATAAACCAAATCACTCGATGGCTTACTATTGCGATATGTATTGTTCAAGCACCTGTTTATTTGTATGGTATCAACCGATTAGGAGTGCCTGATAGTGCTTTTATGCTCGGGAAAGGATTGGATTTTATAATTCCTGCAGTAACAATCCTAGTAACAGGTACTATTTTTGCAATGTGGTTAGGTGAAAAAATTACAGATAAAGGAATAGGAAATGGTATTTCATTGCTTATTATGGTGGGTATCATAGCACGCTTGCCAAAAGCATTTATTTCAGAATTAGCGTCAAGATTAACTGCTTCTAATGGAGGGCTAATGCTTATCTTAATTGAAATAATACTTTGGTTTGTAATAATCCTCCTTTGTATTTTCCTTATTAAAGCTGTACGCCAAATACCAGTGCAATATGCACGTCGTACCGCTGATGGAGGAGGAGCAGCTGTTCAGAAAAATATATTTGGTGCACGCCAATATATACCTTTAAAACTGAATGCAGCTGGTGTAATGCCTATCATCTTTGCTCAGGCCTTGATGTTTATTCCTAGTGCAGTAGCAGGTTTATGGCAGTCAGAGTTTGCTACAAATGTTGCTAATGCTTTTTCTAACATCTTTGGTTTTTGGTATAACTTACTTTTTGCGGCTATGATTATACTATTTACGTATTTTTATACTGCTATTACAGTTCCTACCAATAAGATGGCTGATGATTTAAAACGTAGTGGAGGTTTTATACCAGGGATACGCCCAGGTAAAGAGACTGGTGACTATTTGGATAAAATAATGTCACTTATTACTTTGCCAGGTTCTATTTGTATTGCTTTGGTAGCTATTTTTCCTTCACTTTTGCGAATTATTGGTATGCAAGACCAATGGGCATTATTTTATGGAGGTACCTCACTACTTATTCTTGTAGGAGTAGCTATCGACACTATGCAACAAGTAAATTCATATCTGCTTAATCGTCATTACGATGGTTTGATGAAAACAGGTAAAAACAGAAAAGTATCTTAA
- a CDS encoding DNA-directed RNA polymerase subunit alpha: MALFNFQKPDKVIMIESSDFEGRFEFRPLEPGYGLTIGNALRRVMLSSLEGFAITSVKFDKVEHEFSTIPGVREDVTEIILNLKQVRFKRQVEDAEDETATISVSGKKQLTAGDFQKALSSFQVLNPELVICNMETTASFTIAITIEKGRGYVSAEENSKPNAALGVIATDAIFTPIKNVKYSIENYRVEQKTDYEKLVFEIKTDGSIDPKFALTEAAKTLIHHFMLFSDERITLEADEVAQTDAYDEESLHMRQLLKTKLADMDLSVRALNCLKAAEVETLGDLVSFNKADLMKFRNFGKKSLIELDELVANRGLVFGMDISKYKLDKD, from the coding sequence ATGGCATTATTTAACTTTCAAAAACCAGATAAAGTTATAATGATTGAATCATCTGATTTCGAAGGGCGATTTGAATTTCGCCCTTTGGAACCAGGGTATGGTTTAACTATAGGTAACGCATTACGCAGGGTGATGCTTTCCTCTTTGGAAGGCTTTGCTATTACTTCTGTGAAGTTTGATAAAGTAGAACATGAATTTTCTACTATACCAGGTGTAAGAGAAGATGTTACTGAAATTATTCTCAATCTGAAACAAGTGCGTTTCAAACGTCAGGTTGAAGATGCAGAAGATGAAACAGCTACTATTAGCGTCTCTGGTAAAAAGCAATTGACTGCCGGTGATTTTCAAAAAGCACTCTCAAGTTTCCAAGTACTAAATCCAGAATTGGTAATTTGTAATATGGAGACTACAGCCTCTTTCACAATAGCAATTACTATTGAAAAAGGGCGAGGTTATGTTTCAGCTGAGGAAAATTCAAAACCTAATGCTGCTTTAGGAGTGATAGCTACAGATGCTATTTTTACTCCTATTAAAAACGTGAAATATTCTATTGAAAATTATCGAGTTGAACAAAAAACTGACTATGAAAAATTAGTCTTTGAAATCAAAACAGATGGGTCAATAGATCCTAAATTTGCCCTTACTGAGGCTGCTAAGACTCTTATTCATCACTTTATGTTATTCTCTGACGAAAGAATAACTCTTGAAGCAGATGAAGTAGCTCAAACAGATGCTTATGATGAAGAATCATTACATATGCGTCAGTTACTAAAAACTAAGTTAGCTGATATGGACTTATCAGTAAGAGCTTTAAACTGCTTAAAAGCTGCTGAAGTGGAAACATTAGGAGACTTGGTTTCATTCAATAAAGCTGACTTAATGAAGTTCAGAAATTTTGGTAAGAAATCATTGATTGAGCTTGATGAATTGGTAGCTAACAGAGGCTTAGTGTTTGGTATGGATATATCAAAGTACAAATTAGATAAGGATTAA